A single window of Nicotiana tomentosiformis chromosome 1, ASM39032v3, whole genome shotgun sequence DNA harbors:
- the LOC138910067 gene encoding uncharacterized protein, which yields MPEIPKYNETTDPNEHVTSYTYAIKGNDLEDDEIESVLLKKFGESLSKRAMIWYHNLPPNSIDSFAMLANPFVKPYAGALNVENRKSDLFKVKQKDNEMLREFVSRFQMERMDLPPVTDDWAVQAFTQGLNEQSSMASQQSKQNLIEYPTVTWADIHNQYQSKITVEDDHVGAPSRSIIKGDVDREPRLNWDR from the coding sequence atgcccgagattcctaagtataatgaaacgaccgaccccaacgagcatgtcacctcttacacatacgccattaaagggaatgatctagaggacgacgaAATCGAATCCGTGTTACTAAAGAAATTCGGCGAAAGCCTGTCAAagagagcaatgatatggtatcataatttaccacctaactctattgattcttttgccatgcttgcaaATCCTTTTGTAAAACCATACGCCGGAGCCTTAAACGTCGAGaataggaagtcagacctttttaaGGTAAAGCAGaaagataatgagatgctcagagagtttgtatctcgtttccaaatggaacgaatggatctaccaccggtcaccgacgattgggccgttcaagctttcacccaaggactaaatgaacagagctcgatggcttcacaacAATCtaagcagaacttgattgagtacccaACTGTTACTTGGGCTGATATACATAATcaatatcaatcaaagattacaGTCGAAGACGACCATGTGGGGGCTCCTTCTAGATCCATTATCAAAGGGGACGTCGATCGAGAACCAAGGCTGAACTGGGATCGATAA